From Streptomyces sp. TLI_105, the proteins below share one genomic window:
- a CDS encoding DUF2252 domain-containing protein: protein MDEIRAVVPGQRGTDEGQDGARVPHVPGFARRAAPVTGVSPKDRGKQLRERVPRSSHDRPALAADRPDAVRAVEESNRGRVPELAPIRVGRMAASPFAFLRGSAGLMAQDLVGTPVTGIAAQICGDAHAANFGLYGDARGRLVMDLNDFDETVVGPWEWDLKRLATSLVLAGREVGADEDVCRAAAFDTAGAYRRTMRLLARLSALDAWNAIADEELVSHTDARDLLGTLERVSAKARNNTSARFAARSTEAVTDAEGGGRRFVDAPPVLRRVPDAEAAEVAESLGAYLETVSEDRLPLLARYAVHDVAFRVVGTGSVGTRSYVVLLLDHRGEPLVLQVKEARPSALLPHLQAAGFTVPEAGHEGRRVVLGQKRMQVVSDILLGWTTVEGRPFQVRQFRNRKGSVDPAALTADQLDDYGRMTGALLARAHAHSADPRLISGYCGKNEELDEAVAAFAVTYADRTTADHADLLSAIRTGRVAAELGV, encoded by the coding sequence ATGGACGAGATCCGGGCCGTCGTGCCAGGACAGCGCGGTACGGACGAAGGGCAGGACGGGGCGCGCGTTCCGCACGTGCCGGGCTTCGCGCGCCGCGCCGCCCCCGTCACCGGGGTCTCCCCCAAGGACCGGGGCAAGCAGCTGCGCGAGCGGGTGCCCCGCTCCTCGCACGACCGGCCGGCCCTCGCCGCCGACCGCCCCGACGCCGTGCGCGCCGTCGAGGAATCGAACCGGGGCCGAGTCCCCGAGCTCGCGCCGATACGGGTCGGCAGGATGGCGGCGAGCCCCTTCGCCTTTCTGCGCGGCTCCGCCGGGCTCATGGCCCAGGACCTCGTCGGGACGCCCGTCACCGGGATCGCCGCCCAGATATGCGGCGACGCGCACGCCGCCAACTTCGGCCTCTACGGTGACGCGCGCGGACGGCTCGTCATGGACCTCAACGACTTCGACGAGACCGTCGTCGGCCCCTGGGAATGGGACCTCAAGCGGCTCGCCACGTCCCTCGTCCTCGCCGGACGGGAAGTGGGCGCGGACGAGGACGTGTGCCGGGCCGCCGCGTTCGACACCGCCGGCGCGTACCGGCGCACCATGCGCCTGCTCGCCCGGCTCTCCGCACTCGACGCCTGGAACGCGATCGCCGACGAGGAACTCGTCTCGCACACCGACGCCCGGGACCTCCTCGGCACCCTGGAGCGGGTCTCCGCCAAGGCCCGCAACAACACGAGCGCCCGGTTCGCCGCCCGGTCGACCGAGGCCGTGACGGACGCCGAGGGCGGCGGTCGCAGGTTCGTGGACGCTCCGCCGGTGCTGCGCAGGGTCCCGGACGCCGAGGCGGCCGAGGTCGCCGAGTCCCTCGGCGCGTACCTGGAGACCGTGTCCGAGGACAGACTGCCGCTCCTCGCCCGGTACGCCGTGCACGACGTGGCCTTCCGGGTGGTCGGCACCGGAAGCGTCGGCACCCGCTCCTATGTGGTGCTGCTGCTCGACCACCGGGGCGAACCGCTGGTGCTCCAGGTGAAGGAGGCCCGGCCGTCGGCCCTGCTGCCGCATCTGCAGGCCGCCGGATTCACCGTGCCGGAGGCCGGCCACGAGGGGCGGCGCGTGGTGCTCGGACAGAAGCGGATGCAGGTCGTCAGCGACATCCTGTTGGGCTGGACCACGGTCGAGGGGCGTCCGTTCCAGGTGCGGCAGTTCCGCAACCGCAAGGGAAGCGTCGACCCCGCCGCCCTCACCGCGGACCAGCTCGACGACTACGGGCGGATGACCGGGGCCCTGCTCGCCCGCGCGCACGCCCACAGCGCCGACCCGCGCCTGATATCCGGCTACTGCGGCAAGAACGAGGAGCTCGACGAGGCCGTCGCCGCCTTCGCCGTCACGTACGCGGACCGCACCACCGCGGACCACGCCGACCTGCTCTCGGCCATCCGCACGGGTCGCGTGGCGGCGGAACTGGGCGTCTGA